AACACATTCGTAGAAAATGGCTTCCACTACTCTTGGACTGTTCACTTCATAGCCTTTGGCACAAATGCAGTACTTGCTGTTCTTCATGTACTGAATGTAGTTCCTGTTGCCCTTTGACTTTGCCAATCTCCCAAAGATTTTCATGTCAGGGTCTTTGTTTTCCCAGTGCTGCAACAAGATTGGCCTCACATATCCATGCATGCTCCCTGCAAAAAAGGCCAAAATTGTCCTCTTTGAAGCTGAATTTCCTCCAAGATCCTTAGTGGGGATTTGAGCATTCCGGACATACGTTTCCGGAAGAGACGCATCCTTCCCGAAAACAAATCCTTCTTTCACATCAGCATTACAAAGAGCCCTTATGCAATTAGCCATTTCAACCTTAGTTTCTCCAGGGGCCTGCATAATGGACTAGTATTTTGTATCATAACATATTAACACAGAAAAGTGTTGAATCAGAAGAAGCATACCCAGTCATGGCAACCAACGAGAAAATGATCGGCACCTCCAGTTCTGTTCCAGAAAGTATACTTTCCTGCAATCATTTCTACATAGTTATGCAGATATTGAATAAGGTTCTTATGACTGTGAGAACCTTGCACATACAATGCTTCCTCCAGCATTCGAGAACTGAAAGGTAAGTAAAACAAGTGGGCTTTCTTTGGGTCTCTCGTTACAAATCTGTCATTGGCTTCCATTTGCTTCATAAACCATCCCTCAGAAGCATAAAGTCCAGTGAAAAATGGCGAGTGCATTATTGGCCTGGCTCCTTCCGTGTATACATACACTTTTAGAGTCTTTTCCATTAGTTCATAGCTcctgaaatgaaaattttacaCTCACAAGACTGTTCAAAAggtcaaatatttaataaaagccAAGCATCCTCAACATGGAATTGATCAAATACTACCTCTTGAACATGGAAACATTATGATAAATTGGACCATAAAAATTTGGATCCTTGTTTACAATTGGTgcattttcaatttctgatCTGGCGTGCAGTAGCTCTTCATCAACAGCTGAAAACCACCTAGGtctctaaaagaaaattaaaaacataaaacaacacTGTAATatcaaaaaggaaaattttttACTCACATTATAATAAAGCTGAAATTTCATAATTTACTCACATACCATAGAGCGATACCAAGTGTGGCTTTGAAGTAATAACTTCTTCATTTCAAATACTGTTGTAACTTCTGGAATTGGTGTATGATAATCTTTATTCTCACTAGGCATACTGACCTTAGTTATGTTATCTTTCTGAAATAAAGATATGGTGGAATCATTTGATATCACTGCAGTTGTAATATCTGTGCTCACATTACTCGAAGAAGCAAATGgactttcaaatttttgttcAGGTGATGAAAGGTTGTCTTCTTGGAAACGGTTTGCAGAGAAATTCAAGCTGATAGTTTTGTTAAAACTGCAAGTTTGAGAATCTTCTGCCTGCTGTGATTCAGATTTTCTGTCTGCTCTTACAATACTTCCGATAGTGGAACTATGGTCAGAACCATCAAATCCTAAAGACTTGTTTGATTTGTGTCCTGGTTCCAAGTCAAAACTAGTTCTTGGAATGGTCTCATTTTGCCCAAAGATCAAAGTTTTATTGGCAATCTCAAAGGCATGGTCAACAGCAAAGTTTGATGGCTTGAAAAGTGTGACATTTCTAACCAATTTGGATTTGGAGGGCACATCTGAAGACTTGAAAGTACTACTTCCTGGCGTTGGTATCTTGTCAGCAGAGAACACAGAAACTAAAACAGTTCCATATGGAAACTCAAGGTAGTGAAAAGTTAAGATGACCGCATAGGTAATGCCAATAAGCCATAGCAATCTCTTTGTTTCCAGCTGAAACAAGGATAAAAATTCTTGACCCATTTAGCTGAAATTCTTCAACTATTTCCGTTGAAGAGAATGTTCATAGCCCCTCTACAGATAATACCACAAAAATAATGTACTGTTAAACCAAAAAGGGGCAACCAAATTAAAGATTATATCAGAATTCACTTTCAGAAACAGATTTATCAATGTCCAAACAAAGATGAATATACTTTTTGCCCCAGTTCACTCTACTCAAAATCTTGGTTGTTTCAGGTGAAAAAAGTTGTGGCTTAACTAAGATGCAAATGGcctaagaaaaatattaacagaTCAACAACCAGAGTGGGAAAAGACCAAAACTGATCTCCTAATTTTCAAGCAAGCGCCTAAAAGATCagaaaaaacacaacaaatgCAGTATCTTCCTAATAAAAAAAGCACCAAGAAGTTATCTTACCACTTACCAGTCACCAAACTAACAGTTTACACCAACATGCAAACAAGAAAAGTTCAATTCTAATGACAGCACACCTATACAGCATGCAAATCTCAATGCAACCCACAAGTCTAATTCCAAACTGCAAATTACTTTAAGAATAAGTTCTTTTTATAATTTCCAAGACAtgaaattaagaagaaaaaaagatcaCAAAAGAAATCACTTGCAGAGACCCACTTAAAAATTTGAGCACCTATTTGGATATACGCACGAGAAAAACAGAATCCTGTGCCTACTTGATGTTAATCAATGAATCAAGGTTGCAAGATTTGTTCTTTTTCACTCATTCTTTTGCATGCAAAGACCGAGGTGAGGTGGGTGAAGAGTTATTTAACTTAACACTAATGAAAGTAAAACAAGAGTTAAACATTGGCTCGGAACCTTACGTGTGGCACAGACACTGATGATGTTGGAGGTTACGTTCCTTTAACGCTCTTTCATTCACAGGTTGAGTTCTCCAAGTTGGAAACCATAAGAATGTGACTGAATTTATATATCCAAAATTTTCAAAGGAAAATGGCAGAAGTTATCATATTCTGACACAACACCCATGAGTCACCGCACCAAGAAAGCTACCAGAATTTCCAAGTTGACATTTGCAAACAAAACAAGACTATGTCGCCTTATTAACTtcaaacatttaacaatacatTTTCTCTTAATACTAACTAAAGTTTATTAAAAGTTATAGAAATTTATGAAACTTAttcatgttatttaatttttttttataatactcaataaattataatcaacaaaaaaaatgtcaaaaaaaatCTATGGGAAAAATGTGTCCTTTAGCATCAAAATTTACATGTAAAAGAATATTGGAAGAGAATTTTCCTATTACTTAgcttttattactttattagCAACCTTCCACCTCTAAATATGTAAGAATTGGCGTCTGACTTTGTTGTGGCTTGAGATATAAAAGTTGAAATTAACGCAAtaactaatgaaaaaaaaacttaatcacAAACTTCATTCAGTATGTTTAAATTTTAGTCAGCGATAATAATGgtaatagtaatatttttatatatactctttaaaaatataatttatacgaTAAAAGACActtaaatacaaacaaaaagaaaaagtgaactACAAAAAGTAGAtaaattttgtgtttatttaaacatattatCGTTTAATTGCGTAACGAATCATGATTtctaaatctatttttaaattttgattataataATTACGAAGAAAATGTTGGCGCAAACTTTATCACTTATCTTAGACAAAAACAAATGAAGTAGGCTTcaaattttatatctatttgTCAATGTTTGCATATTGAGGATGTTCAACAGAAAGGAAAAAATATGACTACTTTGAGGCTTACTATCTTCATATAAATGTCTACCGCATTCATACAACTGTCTAAAACATACATATGATCATGATTTTAACTGGACTCTAACTTTATATGGATCCACAGTTTCACTTTCAAATTTGATTGAGTTCATAGAAGGTAACAATTTCATGTTTTGGATGAATCTCAA
This window of the Vigna angularis cultivar LongXiaoDou No.4 chromosome 7, ASM1680809v1, whole genome shotgun sequence genome carries:
- the LOC108338274 gene encoding probable glycosyltransferase At5g03795, translating into MGQEFLSLFQLETKRLLWLIGITYAVILTFHYLEFPYGTVLVSVFSADKIPTPGSSTFKSSDVPSKSKLVRNVTLFKPSNFAVDHAFEIANKTLIFGQNETIPRTSFDLEPGHKSNKSLGFDGSDHSSTIGSIVRADRKSESQQAEDSQTCSFNKTISLNFSANRFQEDNLSSPEQKFESPFASSSNVSTDITTAVISNDSTISLFQKDNITKVSMPSENKDYHTPIPEVTTVFEMKKLLLQSHTWYRSMRPRWFSAVDEELLHARSEIENAPIVNKDPNFYGPIYHNVSMFKRSYELMEKTLKVYVYTEGARPIMHSPFFTGLYASEGWFMKQMEANDRFVTRDPKKAHLFYLPFSSRMLEEALYVQGSHSHKNLIQYLHNYVEMIAGKYTFWNRTGGADHFLVGCHDWAPGETKVEMANCIRALCNADVKEGFVFGKDASLPETYVRNAQIPTKDLGGNSASKRTILAFFAGSMHGYVRPILLQHWENKDPDMKIFGRLAKSKGNRNYIQYMKNSKYCICAKGYEVNSPRVVEAIFYECVPVIISDNFVPPFFEVLNWESFAVIVLEKDIPNLKNILLSIPEKEYLRLQMRIRKVQHHFLWHKNPVRYDIFHMILHSIWYNRIFSAPTNSRY